From the Clostridium putrefaciens genome, one window contains:
- a CDS encoding YvrJ family protein yields the protein MEGFISLIGNVGFPIAVSLYLLIRIEGKLENLTTSINTLSTALNTFFKSS from the coding sequence ATGGAAGGTTTTATTTCGCTTATAGGCAATGTAGGATTTCCTATAGCAGTGTCTTTATACTTACTTATAAGGATAGAAGGAAAGCTAGAAAATTTAACTACAAGCATAAATACCTTATCCACAGCTTTAAACACATTTTTTAAGAGCTCTTGA
- a CDS encoding M15 family metallopeptidase: MKLKNAFIIFFLYLSLILLGYCIGYCYENIDSIPIKNTSNINKIHKILNEDEVKIITGDIDYTKNLNGLVPINISEYDFVLDLRYATDNNFSSKKVYDAYVAVLQKDTLNKLISANEDFKALGYRIKIWDAYRPAHVQEYFWNIVQDRRYIASPYYNGSRHNRGTAVDLTLVDMKGKEIEMPTGFDEFNTTAYRNAIMTGNAKKNVDLLTEIMVKNGFCPIETEWWHFDDISADNFPIQDHDLSKFLRNIN; this comes from the coding sequence ATGAAACTTAAAAATGCTTTTATTATATTCTTTTTATACTTATCATTAATCCTTTTAGGTTATTGCATTGGATATTGTTATGAAAATATAGATTCTATTCCTATTAAAAACACTTCAAATATAAATAAAATACATAAAATATTAAATGAAGATGAAGTTAAAATTATTACTGGAGATATTGACTACACAAAAAATCTTAATGGACTAGTTCCTATAAATATAAGTGAATATGATTTTGTTTTAGATCTTAGATATGCAACAGATAACAACTTTTCTAGTAAAAAGGTATATGATGCTTACGTTGCTGTGCTTCAAAAGGATACTTTAAATAAGCTTATAAGTGCTAATGAGGACTTTAAGGCTTTAGGCTATAGAATAAAGATTTGGGATGCTTATAGACCAGCTCATGTCCAAGAATACTTTTGGAATATAGTTCAAGATAGGCGATATATTGCAAGTCCTTATTATAATGGCTCTCGTCACAATAGAGGTACTGCTGTGGATTTAACCTTAGTAGATATGAAAGGTAAAGAAATCGAAATGCCTACAGGTTTTGATGAATTTAATACCACTGCCTATAGAAATGCCATTATGACAGGTAACGCTAAAAAAAATGTAGATCTACTTACAGAGATAATGGTTAAAAACGGATTTTGTCCTATTGAAACTGAGTGGTGGCACTTCGATGATATAAGTGCAGATAACTTTCCTATACAAGATCATGATCTTTCTAAATTTTTAAGAAATATAAATTAA